Part of the Babylonia areolata isolate BAREFJ2019XMU chromosome 4, ASM4173473v1, whole genome shotgun sequence genome, TTTAGCAACAACTATAGTATAATGTATTAAAACcaagctgtaaaaaaaataataaataaccaCTTTTCAATGATAAGAAGAATCAATTAtacagttgtttggttgttgttgttgttttttttaaagaaaactgtttttgaaaatATGAAAACATGTAGAACCAGAAATGTtgacagtggacacacacacacacacacacacacacacacacacacacacacacacacacacacacacattttttttaatataaaaacagAATATATATTAGTCAGTGCACTTCCCACAGAATGGAAATCATGAATTGAACATTTCTTGCATGAAGCAATAATCTCAAGGTTGTCAGTGCAAGCATAGAGCAGTTAACATCATTGTGCAATGTATGAAAGATCTTTGTCTTTCAATTTTCACTTTTGGAAATACAAATTTGACATCTGGATATTATTTTCAATGAAAATATGTTAATGTAACACAAGAATGCACAAAATATTAAGTACGTAAATGGAGTATAGCATCTATAAACAAAGTAAGTCAGTAATTACATAAAATTAGCATAGCAAATATTAGCATCAAGAAGCAGAGtttaacttagaaaaaaaaagtatatcgtTACAATATATATAGAATGAGCATAGCATTAGCAGTTATTTCCATCAAGAAATAGTGTATCATCTAAAAATAAAGGAAATCAATACTTATACGATGTGCATAGCATCAAGGAACAAAGTAAAAATCAGTTCATAAAATGAGCATAGCATCAACTGATCAAGAAATAAAGTGTTTTATATTCTGAGGTTCAGAAGAATGTATTTCACTATGAGTatgaggtggggggggtttgttgggtgggtgggtggtggttgttttttcatgaTAATGTCTGAGCAGTGGAAGATTTATTATGAATTGGATTGCAGTTATCAGCCAGTGATTTGTGTATTTTATTACTATCTTTGTTGGAATTGTTTGCACTGATCTTACAGTAAAAGTGTTATGATTATGAAGAGAAGTGGGGATGTAATTATCAATATCAGCCAGCAATGTGTGGAAGCATGTGTGCTTTGAAATAAACATGAGGATGCAGTTAGCATCCAAACATTTGTGTAACTGTAAGCATGAGACTGAGTCTACTGTTTTTGATATAGTCatagattgtttgttttgttttgtttttgtgtgtgtttgacacaatGACAGAAAGGTGTTTAAACAGAAATGTATTGACAGTAAAAGTGTTATGaagagaaatgggggaaaaaggGGTAAATGTGATGAAGAGTTGTGAGTACACAGTGATCAGTGCTATGAACTAATGAAGAGAAGCAGGGATGCAGTTATAACTGCTATGAAGAGGATTGAGGATGTAGTGATGAGCGCTATGAAGAGAATCTGAGAAGTAAGAATGTAGCACTTGATAACGCTATGAAGAGAAGTGAGAATTTAGTGACAAGTGCTTTGAAGAGAAGTGATGTTGTGGTGATCAGAGCTATGAAGAGAAGTGAGAATGTGGGGATAAGTGTTATGAACATAATGAAGAGAATTGAGGATGTGGTGATAAGTCAGCTCTTTGAAGAGAAGTGAGGATGTGGTTATGGTGGCTGTGTTTGACAGATGCCCTGCCAGCAGACCAGCAGGACCTGTTCATCAAGAAGCTGCAGCAGTGCCAGATGGTGTTTGACTTCATGGACCCAGTCACTGATCTCAAGAGCAAGGAGATCAAGCGAGCTTGTCTGAACGAGTTGGTTGATTACATCACCGCCACACGCAATGTCCTCACCGAGCCTGTCTACCCGTATATTGTGCAtatggtcagtcagtctgttcctACATTGTGCATAAAATATGTGCTTAGTCAGTCTGTGGATCCCTATATTGTGCATATGATCAGTCAGTCTGTTCATACATTGTACACTTGCTCAGTCAGTCTAGGGATCTCTATGTTGTGCATATATGGTCAGTCAGTCTATTCCTACATTGTGCACTTGCTCAGTCAGTCTGTGGATTCCTATGTTGTGCAcatggtcagtcagtctgttcctACATTTTGCACTTGCTCAGTCAGTCTCTGGATTCCAATGTTGTGGATATAGTCAGTCAGTCTATCCTTCCCTGCGTTGTGCACATGGTCAGTCTATGAATTCCTATGTTGTGGATATAGTCAGTCAGTCTATCCCCTATGTTGTGCACATGCCTAGTCAATGGATTCCTATGTTGTGGATATGGTCAATCAGTCTATCCTTCCCAACATTGTGCACATGGTCAGTCTATGGATTCCTATGTTGTGGATATAGTCAGTCAGTCTATCCCCTGCGTTGTGCACATGCTCAGTCAATGGATTCCTATGTTGTGGATATGGTCAGTCAGTCTATCATTCCCTACCTTGTGCACATGGTCAAGTAAGTCTACCCTTCCCTATGTTGTGCACATAGTCAAGTCAGTCTGTCCCTGTGTTTTGCACATGGTCAGTCAGTCTCTAGATCCCTATGTTGTGCATATGGTCAGTCAGTGTATCCCAACGCTGTGTTCATAGTTCATAGTCAATCATACTCAGTCACAGAGTCCATCAGTTGCATCCTCACTAAAATATCATAGgtgttcataggctgcaactcccaagatTCATGCTTGATTGACCTTGGGAATTCATTGCCTTGGTTTACTTTGTTGATCTCTTTACACCACAAATATATTTTAttatgtttatgtaagtttggAAAAGTAAAAGCCATTTAGTTTTCAAGGAGGGTAAACTCTGATTAATGCTTCATATAAGTTCTATATAGTTAAACTGAAAGGTTTAGGCTTAAGTACTTTGTTTTCTTGGAGTTTAAATGCTGGTTTTGTTTCCATAATGTCCAGTCCTCAGACACAGTTTACGGGATCTTAAATATATGCAAAGTAGATTCTGTGGATATGGAGTCAGTGACTTAATTTGTTCATGTTTGTCTCACTTTTTTTCACTAGTTTGTCAAACTTTTGCTTTTCATCATTTACcagaatgctgttgttgtttttaattcagtttAATTTTTAAATGGAAAGCAAAAAAACGAGTCATGAATGATAAAAGTTAATCTGgtccttctgtgtgtttgtttagatCTGTCAATGCTTCCATCactgtctggatctctctctctctctctctctctctctctctctctctctctctctctctctctctctctctctctctcatcccctctctctctcatccctcccccccccctctctctctctctcatcccctctcgctctcatccctcccccctctccctctctctctctctctctctctctctctctctctctgggtctatACTGTTAGGCTGGCTGGCTGCAGCACATATTCTGCTCCCAGATAATCAAAACTTTCTCCATGTGTACAAAATTGGTTATGAAATGTCAAGTGTCACCGTGTATGTTTGGAAACATTGTGAAATTCAGGGTCTCATGTTACACTGATCATGTTCGCAGAGAAAGTAGTGACATTGACAAGGTGTGTGTTGACTTTTCAACGGCATTATGATTATCTTGGCTGGCTTTTATGTTATGATATGATTTTATTACGATGGAAGTGGCATGAGACATAGAAAGATGTGTATTGAAAAAAGTGTTACGTAACCTGTATCAGACTACACAGAAGGTGAGAACTTTGCTCCAGAAAGACAAGATGGGAAATCTGTATTGACGTTCTCAAACTCTCCAAAGATAGAAAAGTTCCTTTCTTAGTATTTCAGCTCATACTCAGATAATTGACTTTTGTGTCTTAACATTTTTAAGAGTTCTCATTCAGTTTTCTGGAGAGAAAAATCAACGAAACAAAAGTTCAGGAGCAAGATAGTGTAAAGCCAATGTCGTCACCAGAGCTGTAAAGTTAAAGATTTCAATTGCTATGACTCAGCTCCCTTCCACCAGAGTAGTTTTAATAATCAGAGAATAATACTCCTGCTTACAGAACTTCACACTGAAGCATGTACAAGAATACATGCAGTTGCTTGTACAGTAGTCAGTACACACAGTTTATACTCactgtacactacacacacacccatccacacacacacacacacacacacacacacacacgtgtatccaCATGTCACTGGCAGACAACAATGGAGCATAATTCCTTTCTGTATCTACCCCCTCAGCTGTTAGTTCACAGCGGTGGTGTCAACAAAGCCAGGTCTGTTGTAAAGCACTGCTCCACTGCCACTGTCCCACAGTTCACCTTTGCCAGCACACTGCCTATTGTGACTGAGCGTGCTTGGCATTGATTAGGATTGATCAGTGAAGCAGATCAGTAGCTCCATGTAATCACCAGCTCCCCCACCCTGTTCCCACCCACTCCCTCGCCCTTCCATGGAATTCCGAACAATGGGCTGTCAGTGATTATGACACTGTCAGTTGTCATTCTTTTCTGTATTGTTACTGTGGGGCGGGAGAATGTATGTTaccaaaggcttttttttttatctttgtgtgtgtatgtttattttagTTTGAAATTGTTTGAAAAAGATTTCAACTCAGCACTAATAAAAATAttgattgtgtgagtgtatgtgtgtgtgtgtgtgtgtgtgtgcgtgtgcatgttttactATGTGTGTATCaaatgattgtgtgagtgtgtgtctgtgtgtgtttcgctatgtgtgtgttactgtgtattaGGGTGTATCTATGTAGATATACAGAGATGTAAGGGTGTGTACTTGGACATTTAAAAAACAGGTGAAAAAAAATGAATCTTCAGCATGAAATCCAGTCCAGAATTTTTAAGATTAAATCTTACGCTATCAGTCGTACAGATAGgatacccaaaaaaaaaaacctccaaaaatCTTTGTTCTAAAAGCACACACAAATGACCAGCAATAGAAAACCAATTTTATGAAATTATTCTTTGCATAAATTAAATAAGTCCCAATAACTGTTCATGAATTACAGAAAGCCCATTTTAGAAGTAGCATTTGATTTTAGTTTGTAGTGGTGATGAATTTTATCAGTCTTAAGGCCCTTGTCATTGTGTCATTGAGGCAGAAAAAAATGTATCAGATTCAATGTGTTGTGGGGGAAAATTCAGTTGACATGTAATCATTTATTGAAGTGCTGATTTGATAATGTAGCTGATGTCCAAAGTAAATGGTAATCATCGCTGTATTCAAGTGTGTCAATGTCCATAATTTCAGATAGCCTGTAATATATTCCGGACACTGCCCCCGAACGAGAACCCTGACTTTGACCCTGAGGAGGATGACCCCACTCTAGAGGCCTCTTGGCCCCACCTCCAGGTAAGGACATCTGTTAAACCTTTACTATACCTCCAGGTAAAGACGTcagccctgaaaacggagtatggctgccaacatggcagggtaagaacggtcatacatgtaaaagctttcttgtgtacatactagtgaatgagggagttgcagcccacaaagtaGAAGATACCTCCAGGTAAGGACATCATTTAAACCTGTAGTATACCTCCAAGTAAAGACAACTGTTATACTTTCAGGTAAAGACATCTGTTATACCTGTAGTATGCATCCATGTAAGACATTAGATATACCAGTATTATACCCCAGGTGACAACATCAGTTCTGCCTGTATTATAGTTTATACCTCCAGGTGATGACATCAGTTCTACCTGTGATATACCTCTAGGTAAAGACTGTAATGTTATGTTTGTAGGAGCAAATGTGCAGGTTTCAAACTCGTTTGTTGTACCTAAAGACAGGCAGGAGTTCCAGACATGTTAGAATACAAGAAATGTGTAAGTGTGCTCATTTTATTATTAGATGTTACATGATCattttgtttggggtggggggtcagtagTAAATGGTGCTGTGATACAGCAGATGTATGTTATAAAGCCTTTTTCTCTGTGCCTGCAGATTGTCTACGAATTCTTCTTGCGGTTTTTAGAATCTCCAGACTTCCAGCCCAGCCTGGCCAAAAAGTACATCGACCAAAAGTTTGTGCTACAGGTAATGAGCCTATTGTTTGGCACAGGTGATCAAAGTTTTAGTTCCGCAGGTAATGAAGAAGTATGGTTTGATACAACACTTTTAATTCACATAAaactctgttgaaaaaaaaaagaattagttaTGGGATTTGTTAGAAACTGATGGGTTGGCAGGTATCACGGCTCGTGGtgtttgttgtgcatgtgttcatgtgcacctctcttttccacacacacacacacacacacacacacacacacacacaccccgctcccccctctctctgtctctctccacctctctccttcacctccttctaTCCATGCATATgcacgtgcatatctgaggatatgtgtGTGACATGTCCCTTCTCTTGAACATTTTTTTAACTCTGAGTGAGTTCAGAAACTTATGTCGTTTGGGAGAAAGATTCCCCTTGGCTGTTGATGCCGAGCTGGCAGGAGAGACGGGTCACCGTTCCagcgtgtgtgctgttgggtgccGTCGGTGAAGTTGTGGGGCGATttccttgtcacccccttcttcttcggtgtttgtctgtgtgggtctgggtggttttttttttcaccctggtccagtggtgtgcctatttacctggtgacagatttTCCTGTGAGTTTCCCCCCCTTCtgtgccactgccttcgacggaTCTCCGGGAGACAACTCTGGAACGGTCCTTGTTCCCCTTCTACCGTGTCCTCCCCAAAACTTCCTCACTCCCGATCCCACTCCTCACTTCCAGCCTACCCTTTCCCACTTTCCCATTGCCCCTCTCATCCTGATCCTATCCCAGCCATCAAAACTGCAAGTGTTGTCAGTCTTCAGCTGTCTGGATGAGTCTGAACTCTGGCAGTGTAGTTGAGCtgaactggcgctgcagttgaccGTGAATTTGTAGAAGAATTGTGCCGTGGTTAGACAGGGGGTTATATATTTGAATGCGTTGTTTTAtgccgtttatttatttatgtatttttcctATGATCAcagttagctagtctgggaacgggtgggggtacatgggcaaccccttacgggctGTGACAGCAGGTGTGGAATAATcctgcgtatgtgttgagggatTTGGCAGGTGTGGAATAATcctgtgtatgtgttgagggGTTGGGCAAAAAAGGAATCGTGCACGTGTTGATGTATCGGGAGGTGTGGAATGATCCTATTTGTGTGTTAAGGGCTTGGCAGGTGTGGAATAATcttgtgtatgtgttgagggGTTGGCAAAAAAGGAACCGTGTATGTGTTGATGTATTGGCAGGTGTTGAATAATCCTGTATGTGTTGAGGGGTTGACAGATGTGGAATAATCCTGAATATGTGTtgaggggttgggaggtgtgGAATAATCCTGTGTATGTGTTGAGGTGTTGGCTTGTGTGGAATGATCCTAtttatgtgttgatgtgttggcAGGTGTGGAATAATcctgtgtatgtgttgagggGTTGGTATGTGTAGAATGATCCTGCATATGTGTTGAGGGGTTGGCAATTAAGGAATTGTATATGTTTTGAGGGTTTGGCAGGTGTGGAATTGTGTTCGTGTTGAGGTGTTGGCAGGTGTAGAATAATCCTGTGTATGTGTTGAGTTGAGGGGTTGGCAGGTGTGGAATGATCCTATTTGTGTGTTGAGGGGTTGGGAAGTATGGAATAAGTATGGATTAATCCTGTACATGTGTTTAGGTGTTTTCTGGTGGGAAATAATcctgtgtatgtgttgagggGCTTGGCAGGTGTGGAATAATcctgtgtatgtgttgagggGCTTGGCAGGTGTGGAGTAATCCTGTGTATGTGTTGAGGTGTTGGCAGGTGTGGAATAATCCTTTGTATGACTGTTGTGTTTTGCAGCTGTTAGAACTGTTCGACAGTGAGGATCCCAGAGAGAGGGATTTCCTGAAGACAGTGCTGCACAGAATATACGGAAAGTTTCTGGGGCTTCGCGCCTTCATCCGGAAACAGATCAACAACATCTTCCTCAGGTTGGTTGGCCCATGACAGgcctgtctgttgtgtgttgttggttttgtttgtttggtatgttTTTGGAATGTGTTACtgctggtgttgtttgtttgaattgtGTTGTTGGAATGCGTTACCactggttttgtttgtgtcttgttggAATGTGTTAccactggttttgtttgtttattgtgttttgttggaaTGTATTACCACTGATGTTACTTGTGTGATGTGTCTTGTTGGAATAGGTTACCAATGGTGTTATATGTTTGTTGTGTCTCGTTGGAAAGTATTACTGCTGggatggttggttttttgtttcgaATATCTTGTCATccattactatcattactacAGAATGTGTCTTGTTGTGTGTCAGCATCTATTGCCATCATGAATACAGAATATGTCTTACTGTCTTTTGGTAACCTCAGTTTTAGATTTTGTGCTTCCACTGTCTGGAATCGACTGCCTGTGAGTCTTCATCACCAACCAACACTCCCTTTGCTCAAAACCCAGCTAAAAATTCATCTGTTCTGTAAGATGTTCTgtaagggtgtttttttgttgttgtttttttcactgttaaTTTGAGATGTTTTCtgttcattggtgtgtgtgtgtgcatggttgagtGTGGTTTGTCATTTCCGGGTGTGGCTGGGCATGAATGGGCGATTGCCAGCACATTGAGTCTACTTAGAGAAATGTGCCATACAGATGccctcattattattgttattgtcaggTTCATCTATGAGACAGAATTGTTCAACAGGTTGGAGGCTGTGTGTGGTTTTCTATGACCGTCATGATTGCATGTTGAATGTTGTCAGGTTCATCTGTGAGACCAAGTTGTTaaatggggtgggggagttgtgtgttGTCTTGAATACATGATGTGTTGTAAGGTTCATCTGTGAGACCGAGTTATTCAATAGGATGGGCGAGTTGTGTGTTGTCATGAACATTTACATGTTATCAGGTACATCTGTGAGACTGAGTTGTTCAATGAGGTGGGGGAGCTGTGTGTTGTAATCTGTGACCGTCATGATTACATGTTGTATGCAGTCAGGTTCATCTATGAGACCAAGTTGTTCATGGGGTGCGGGAGTTGTGTGTTGTCATGAACACATATGTTTTCAGGTTCATCTATGAGACGAAGTCATTCAGTTGGGTGGAGAAGTTGTGTGTTGTCATCTGTGACTGTCATGATTAcctgttgtgtgttgtcaggttcatCTGTGAGACGGAGTCGTTCAACAGGGTGGAGGAGTTGTATGTTGTCATGAACACATGATGTGTTGTCAGGTTCATCTATGAGACAGAGTCATTCAACGGGGTGGGAGAGCTGCTGGAGATCCTGGGCAGCATCATCAATGGCTTTGCTCTTCCCCTGAAGGTAGAGCACCGCCAGTTCCTCATGAAGGTCCTCATCCCCCTCCACAAGTCACGCTCCCTAGGCCTCTACCACGCCCAGGTcagcaccccctcctctcccctctctttcttcttctttcttcctggtCTGCAGCTGTCTGTGTTCTGCAGTTCTTAAAATTTCGTTTAGATGCCAGGCAGATACAGAGTATGTATCATATTTGTAGGTAAGTTGACTGTTTCCTCTGTGATGGTTTGTTTTACAAGCCCTACAATTTCTGATGATGATTGGTTTCAGTTGGCATACTGTGTCGTCCAGTTCCTGGAAAAAGATTCTGCTCTGACAGAAGATGTAAGTACAACTAATGTATCTTCTTTCCTCCCATGTGGGATTCTGAGGGTGTTTTCAGGATGAATAGTGTCCTCACCTTCTGGAAATCCTCTGCTtaaaattttccttttttctgttgctctctttgtttctggctttttccttgtctttctgtCGTCTCCACTTCCCTTATTTTCTGCTTTGCTAGTCCATTTGTCTTTATATATTCTAGAAATTATTggtgtttgtctttttctgggCTTTGCAGTTTGGCATTCTTGCTGTGGTGTATTCTTTTTTGTGCTTAGGATGTAAGGGTTGGCCACTTAGATGTTTGTTGTATGGTATGCCAGTGGTTTCATGTAATTTTGGGTGTGACTGTACTTGTTCCTGCTTGTCTTTTCCATGGTTGTGACTGTACTTGTTCCATGTTGTGTTACCATTGGTTAAATGTATCTATGCCAAATTGTCTTTTCCATAGTTGGGACTGTACTTGTTCCATGTTGTGTTACCATTGGTTAAATGTATCTATGCCAAATTGTCTTTTCCATAGTTGGGACTGTACTTGTTCCTGGTTTTCTTTTCCATTGGGTGTGACTGTACCAGTGCCAAGTTGTCATTTCCATGCATGTGACTGTACTTTTGCCACATTGTCTttttgcagttttctttgttcagGCCtgttcactcaaggcctgactaagcgtgttgggttacgctgctggtcaggcatctgcttggcagatgtggtgtagcgtatatggatttgtccgaatgtagtgacgcctccttgagctactgaaactgaaactgtgttcagGTTGTGCAGGATCAGTATTGACATAGTTGTCAGCCCTGATTAAACCCAGTGTGGTCGGATGGACTGCAagcaacaatgacagtgacagctcTGTGTGGcaggcacaacagctgagtgctTTAACGTAAGCGCTGGGCTTTTAATCTGacggtc contains:
- the LOC143280834 gene encoding serine/threonine-protein phosphatase 2A 56 kDa regulatory subunit alpha isoform-like, which produces MSAKVTDHIDPFSTRASIKSKKQRRSQGSSHFRSAVGHELQALPHLKDALPADQQDLFIKKLQQCQMVFDFMDPVTDLKSKEIKRACLNELVDYITATRNVLTEPVYPYIVHMIACNIFRTLPPNENPDFDPEEDDPTLEASWPHLQIVYEFFLRFLESPDFQPSLAKKYIDQKFVLQLLELFDSEDPRERDFLKTVLHRIYGKFLGLRAFIRKQINNIFLRFIYETESFNGVGELLEILGSIINGFALPLKVEHRQFLMKVLIPLHKSRSLGLYHAQLAYCVVQFLEKDSALTEDVIKGMLKLWPKTCSQKEVMFLGEIEEILDVIEPAQFQKIQEPLFKNISRCVSSPHFQVAERALYFWNNEYIMNLIEENSNVVLPIMFPALYRISKEHWNQTIVALVYNVLKTFMEMNSKLFDELTSNYKAERQKEKKKEKEREELWKRLDRLELNKKNKRVGAGGSHS